The Lysobacter sp. genome includes a window with the following:
- a CDS encoding acyl carrier protein — protein MQRQKQSHRIKQYILKNFLFSNDDSAIGDQDSLVRGGILDSTGIYELIMFIEEEFKFTIAPEEMTPDNFDTLEVIDAFIDRKLAG, from the coding sequence ATGCAGCGGCAAAAACAAAGTCATCGGATCAAGCAATACATCCTCAAGAATTTCCTGTTTTCCAATGACGACAGCGCCATCGGCGATCAGGACTCCCTGGTTCGCGGCGGCATCCTCGACTCGACCGGCATCTATGAACTCATCATGTTCATCGAAGAGGAGTTCAAGTTCACGATCGCGCCGGAGGAAATGACGCCGGACAACTTCGATACGCTCGAAGTCATCGACGCCTTCATCGACCGAAAACTGGCCGGATAG
- the nadE gene encoding NAD(+) synthase → MNAVNSNTLDWSALDIDYEQEADRIAARLREITARQLHRRGLVVAISGGIDSSASVSLAVRALGPERVFGLILPERDSSDDSAARATILAEHLGIRTETVDIAPALDAIGCYRARDAAVRNALPEYGDGWKFKIVIDGGIQGRFNRFRLIAESPDGAPHERDLALPDYLTIVAATNFKQRIRKTLEYFHADRLNYAVVGTPNRLEYDQGFFVKNGDGSADVKPIAHLYKSQVYGMARHLGLPERVCAAIPTTDTYSLNQGQDEFYFALPYRQMDLALYALNHGHAPSALATALGIDESQARAIYDDIANKRRTTKYLHLPPVLVADVAEPHAPEPHAPGPRAQA, encoded by the coding sequence ATGAACGCCGTCAATTCCAATACGCTCGACTGGAGCGCGCTCGACATCGACTACGAACAGGAAGCCGACCGCATCGCCGCGCGCCTGCGCGAGATCACCGCGCGGCAGTTGCATCGCCGCGGCCTGGTGGTCGCGATCTCCGGCGGTATCGACAGCTCGGCGAGCGTATCGCTGGCGGTACGCGCGCTCGGCCCGGAACGCGTGTTCGGCCTGATCCTGCCGGAACGCGATTCCTCCGACGACAGCGCCGCACGCGCGACCATCCTCGCGGAGCACCTGGGGATCCGCACCGAAACCGTGGACATCGCCCCGGCGCTCGACGCCATCGGCTGCTATCGCGCCCGCGACGCGGCGGTGCGCAACGCGCTGCCCGAATACGGCGACGGCTGGAAATTCAAGATCGTCATCGACGGCGGCATCCAGGGGCGGTTCAACCGCTTCCGGCTGATCGCGGAATCGCCGGATGGCGCACCGCACGAGCGCGATCTCGCGCTGCCCGATTACCTGACCATCGTCGCGGCCACGAATTTCAAGCAGCGCATCCGCAAGACGCTCGAATATTTCCATGCCGACCGCCTGAACTACGCCGTGGTCGGAACCCCCAACCGGCTGGAATACGATCAGGGCTTCTTCGTCAAGAACGGCGACGGCTCCGCCGATGTGAAGCCGATCGCGCATCTGTACAAATCCCAGGTCTACGGCATGGCCCGTCATCTCGGCCTGCCCGAACGCGTCTGCGCGGCGATTCCCACCACCGACACCTACAGCCTCAACCAGGGGCAGGACGAATTCTATTTCGCGCTGCCTTATCGACAGATGGATCTGGCGCTGTATGCGCTGAATCACGGCCATGCGCCATCGGCGCTCGCGACCGCGCTGGGCATCGACGAATCGCAGGCACGGGCGATCTACGACGACATCGCCAACAAACGCCGGACGACGAAGTATCTGCATCTGCCGCCCGTGCTGGTGGCGGATGTCGCCGAGCCGCATGCTCCGGAACCGCATGCCCCCGGGCCGCGCGCGCAGGCCTGA
- a CDS encoding polysaccharide deacetylase family protein: MVEGSVKRAMLKDFARKCLYASGALGFYHRARNADSLTVMMFHRTLRAADPRSASCDPDYSLDEDLFVASLAFFKRHYHVVSLDELLRARRDDTRLPSRALLITFDDGWLDNVDYAMPALQRAGLPAVMFVAADAVGARQPFYQERVIAAWRLGRLTLDALVATMIDHGGEAAHRDGIAGVRELIAQLEKMPPAQRSAVLEHHAGQLDDGLQHMIAVPDLSRLRAGGIELGLHGKTHTPLLRADDLDAELGGAREAMAAMLDAPEGLATPACATMSFPHGAFDDAIAARARATGYELLFTSVPVLNAVGARPSWLLGRTGYETDTVVDRHGRFRPERLAWYLFRRATQRLRPD; this comes from the coding sequence ATGGTGGAGGGTTCGGTCAAGCGCGCCATGCTCAAGGATTTCGCCCGGAAATGTCTGTATGCCAGCGGAGCGCTCGGCTTCTATCACCGCGCGCGCAATGCCGACAGTTTAACGGTGATGATGTTCCACCGCACGCTGCGCGCTGCCGATCCGCGTTCAGCATCCTGCGACCCTGATTACAGCCTCGACGAAGACCTGTTCGTCGCTTCGCTGGCGTTCTTCAAGCGCCATTACCATGTGGTTTCGCTGGATGAGCTGTTGCGCGCCCGTCGCGACGATACCCGGCTGCCGTCGCGTGCGCTGCTGATCACCTTCGACGATGGCTGGCTGGACAACGTCGACTACGCAATGCCCGCGCTGCAGCGCGCCGGCCTGCCGGCGGTCATGTTCGTGGCCGCCGATGCCGTGGGCGCGCGCCAGCCGTTCTACCAGGAACGGGTCATCGCGGCTTGGCGGTTGGGCAGGCTGACGCTGGACGCGCTGGTCGCGACGATGATCGATCACGGTGGAGAGGCCGCGCATCGGGATGGCATCGCCGGCGTGCGCGAGCTGATCGCGCAACTCGAAAAAATGCCGCCGGCCCAACGCAGTGCCGTACTCGAGCACCACGCCGGTCAGCTCGACGACGGCCTGCAGCACATGATCGCGGTCCCCGATCTGTCCCGCCTGCGCGCAGGCGGGATCGAGCTGGGCCTGCACGGGAAAACCCATACGCCGTTGCTGCGCGCCGACGACCTGGATGCCGAGCTCGGCGGCGCGCGCGAGGCGATGGCGGCGATGCTGGATGCGCCGGAGGGGTTGGCGACGCCGGCCTGCGCGACGATGTCCTTCCCGCACGGTGCGTTCGACGACGCGATCGCCGCGCGCGCGCGCGCGACCGGCTACGAACTGCTGTTCACCAGCGTGCCGGTGTTGAATGCGGTGGGTGCGCGGCCATCGTGGCTGCTCGGTCGTACCGGCTACGAAACAGATACTGTTGTCGACCGCCATGGCAGGTTCCGCCCCGAGCGGCTTGCGTGGTACCTGTTCCGTCGCGCGACCCAGCGATTGCGTCCGGACTGA
- a CDS encoding BlaI/MecI/CopY family transcriptional regulator, translating to MSRTVKPPKPTPAELDLLRLLWQLGPSTVKQVHEARQQERPDAACATVLRLLQIMHGKGLLIRDESQRSHVYAAAQAQRSLQTNLLGDLIHKAFSGSGKDLVMAALRGHVSDEERAEIQRFLEENSND from the coding sequence ATGTCACGCACCGTCAAACCTCCGAAGCCCACGCCCGCCGAACTGGACCTGCTCAGACTGCTCTGGCAGCTGGGCCCCAGCACGGTGAAACAGGTGCATGAAGCGCGACAGCAGGAACGGCCCGACGCTGCCTGCGCCACCGTGTTGCGACTGCTGCAGATCATGCACGGCAAAGGCCTGCTGATCCGCGATGAAAGCCAGCGTTCGCACGTGTATGCCGCCGCCCAGGCGCAGCGGTCGCTGCAGACGAATCTGTTGGGCGATCTGATCCACAAGGCGTTTTCAGGGTCCGGCAAGGATCTGGTGATGGCGGCGCTGCGCGGCCATGTCAGCGATGAAGAACGCGCCGAAATCCAGCGTTTTCTCGAGGAGAACAGCAATGACTGA
- a CDS encoding TIGR03013 family PEP-CTERM/XrtA system glycosyltransferase — MRGLWVVELCVLMLSVVVAARLRFHADPVGFEHFIGGLVARSMLVALCVTGAMLAFGLYQTYVRHSRIDLLLRIVMSFALGGIGLLVLYYVFPIAYIGRGVLAISLLVGMGAVLGVRYVVSHLSAAEMLKQRVLVYGAGNNANLINTRLRRKSDRQSFNVLGFVPAANQPVVVDEAMLIRTDETLCSVASRLNVDEIVIAPDERRGGMPMEQMLNCVQKGVQVTDLSTFFEREAGMVQLNIVDPSWLVFSGGFDYSTPRRLTKRFFDLLAAAALLSVAWPAMLLVALAVRLESKGPVIYRQIRVGEHGRHFEMVKFRSMRLDAESDGVARWATKDDDRSTRIGKFIRKTRLDELPQLLLVLTGEMSFVGPRPERPQFVEMLNNEIRYYDVRHSVKPGLTGWAQLRYPYGASVRDANEKLKFDLFYVKNHGLIFDLMIMLQTVEVVLFGRGAR, encoded by the coding sequence ATCCGTGGTCTGTGGGTCGTCGAGCTGTGCGTTCTGATGTTGTCGGTCGTGGTCGCCGCCAGGTTGCGCTTTCATGCCGACCCGGTGGGCTTCGAGCATTTCATCGGTGGGCTCGTCGCGCGTTCGATGCTGGTCGCACTCTGCGTCACCGGTGCGATGCTCGCTTTCGGTTTGTACCAGACCTATGTCCGCCACAGTCGGATCGACCTGCTGCTGCGGATCGTCATGTCGTTCGCACTGGGCGGTATCGGCCTGCTGGTGCTGTACTACGTGTTTCCGATTGCCTACATCGGCCGTGGCGTACTCGCGATCTCACTGCTCGTCGGCATGGGTGCGGTGCTCGGGGTCCGCTACGTGGTGTCGCATCTGTCGGCGGCCGAAATGCTCAAGCAGCGCGTGCTGGTCTACGGCGCAGGCAACAACGCCAATCTGATCAATACGCGACTGCGCCGGAAAAGCGACCGTCAATCCTTCAATGTCCTCGGCTTCGTGCCCGCCGCCAACCAGCCGGTCGTGGTCGATGAAGCGATGCTGATCCGGACCGACGAAACGCTGTGCTCGGTGGCCAGCCGGCTCAATGTCGACGAAATCGTGATCGCCCCGGACGAGCGCCGCGGCGGCATGCCGATGGAGCAGATGTTGAATTGCGTGCAGAAGGGCGTACAGGTCACCGACCTGTCGACGTTCTTCGAGCGCGAAGCGGGCATGGTCCAGCTCAATATCGTCGATCCGTCGTGGCTGGTGTTCTCCGGTGGTTTCGACTATTCCACGCCACGCCGCCTCACCAAGCGGTTCTTCGACCTGCTCGCCGCTGCAGCGCTGCTGTCGGTGGCGTGGCCGGCGATGCTGCTGGTCGCGTTGGCGGTACGGCTCGAATCGAAAGGCCCGGTGATCTACCGCCAGATCCGCGTCGGCGAGCATGGCCGCCATTTCGAGATGGTGAAGTTCCGCAGCATGCGCCTGGATGCCGAAAGCGACGGCGTGGCGCGCTGGGCGACGAAGGACGACGACCGCAGCACGCGCATCGGCAAGTTCATCCGCAAGACGCGCCTCGATGAATTGCCGCAGCTGCTTCTCGTCCTGACCGGGGAGATGAGTTTCGTCGGTCCACGGCCCGAGCGCCCGCAGTTCGTGGAAATGCTCAACAACGAGATCCGTTACTACGACGTGCGCCATTCGGTGAAGCCGGGTCTGACCGGCTGGGCGCAATTGCGCTACCCGTATGGCGCTTCGGTGCGCGATGCGAACGAAAAGCTCAAGTTCGACCTGTTCTACGTCAAGAACCACGGGCTGATCTTCGATCTGATGATCATGCTGCAGACGGTGGAAGTGGTGTTGTTCGGGCGCGGCGCGCGCTGA
- a CDS encoding glycosyltransferase, translated as MGSTAVPIEVSAIIPTYNRRELVQRAIDSVLAQTHPVDEIIVIDDGSTDGTGDALRARYGERIRYHWQDNAGVSAARNAGMAIARGRYFALLDSDDAWRAEKTAHQVAWLDARPDFGMVLCDVVRVDADHKPYDVFHRREVLPEDGWVLHRLLLNPSLVPASTMFRREVFDTCGGFDPSLRTAEDLDFHLRVARRWQIGVIEAELVEAMRGHQDGLSGEATTYDDYVKVVERAVADAEGLVDDSVRREAMALTYLRNARGMLLRRRWRDARRLWLAGWRLAPDAATRGNALAMLPFAAKRMLNVMLGRG; from the coding sequence ATGGGATCGACCGCTGTCCCGATCGAAGTATCGGCGATTATACCGACCTACAACCGGCGCGAGCTGGTGCAGCGCGCGATCGACTCGGTGCTGGCGCAAACGCATCCGGTCGACGAGATCATCGTCATCGACGACGGCTCCACCGACGGCACCGGCGATGCGCTGCGCGCACGCTACGGAGAACGCATCCGCTACCACTGGCAGGACAATGCCGGCGTCTCCGCCGCCCGCAATGCCGGCATGGCGATCGCCCGTGGCCGCTATTTCGCGCTGCTGGACAGCGACGATGCATGGCGTGCCGAGAAAACCGCGCACCAGGTCGCATGGCTGGATGCACGTCCGGATTTCGGCATGGTGCTGTGCGATGTCGTCCGCGTCGATGCCGACCACAAACCCTACGACGTCTTCCACCGCCGCGAAGTGTTGCCCGAGGACGGCTGGGTGCTGCACCGCTTGCTGCTCAATCCATCGCTGGTGCCGGCATCGACGATGTTCCGCCGCGAAGTCTTCGACACCTGCGGCGGCTTCGATCCGTCGCTGCGCACCGCCGAGGATCTCGATTTCCACCTGCGCGTCGCACGCCGATGGCAGATCGGCGTGATCGAGGCCGAACTGGTCGAAGCGATGCGCGGACACCAGGATGGCCTGTCCGGAGAAGCGACCACCTACGACGACTACGTGAAAGTCGTCGAGCGCGCGGTCGCCGATGCCGAAGGCCTGGTCGACGACTCGGTGCGCCGCGAAGCCATGGCGCTCACGTACCTGCGCAACGCGCGCGGCATGCTGTTGCGTCGCCGCTGGCGCGATGCGCGCAGGCTGTGGCTCGCCGGCTGGCGGCTGGCGCCCGATGCCGCGACGCGCGGCAATGCGCTCGCGATGCTGCCATTCGCCGCGAAACGCATGCTCAACGTGATGCTAGGCCGCGGCTGA
- a CDS encoding PQQ-dependent sugar dehydrogenase has protein sequence MVVDAKPRRAVSEKVEFEVVERVAGLEHPWALAFLPDGGMLVTERAGRLRRINTDGTVSAPIVGLPEIFVDGQAGLLDVALSPTFAEDKRVYLSFAEPNLRGNKAGTAVARGRLEGDALLDVEVVYRQEPKLSSGTHVGSRLVFDDAGHLFVTQGENRVAEAAQPLDKLQGKLVRIWPDGRIPDDNPFVKREGARPEIWSYGHRNMQGAALHPVTRRLWTSEHGPMGGDELNIPEAGRNYGWPVVTFGKDYSGSPVTGSVGRSAPGMEPPHHVWEVSPALSGMLFYSGKAFPEWKGNLFQGALAKTALIRLELDGDRIVHEERLLTDRAERIRDVREGPDGAIYVLTDEENGKLLRIQRAVNPP, from the coding sequence ATGGTCGTCGACGCGAAACCCCGGCGTGCCGTTTCGGAGAAGGTCGAATTCGAGGTGGTCGAGCGTGTCGCCGGGCTGGAACATCCGTGGGCGCTGGCGTTCCTGCCCGATGGCGGCATGCTGGTGACCGAGCGCGCCGGGCGCCTGCGCAGGATCAACACCGACGGCACGGTGTCGGCGCCGATCGTGGGCTTGCCGGAAATCTTCGTCGATGGCCAGGCGGGATTGCTCGATGTGGCGCTCTCGCCGACCTTCGCCGAAGACAAACGGGTCTATCTCTCGTTCGCCGAGCCGAATCTGCGCGGCAACAAGGCCGGCACTGCGGTTGCGCGTGGACGGCTGGAAGGCGATGCGTTGCTGGATGTCGAAGTGGTCTATCGCCAGGAGCCGAAACTGTCCAGCGGCACCCACGTGGGTTCGCGACTGGTGTTCGACGATGCCGGGCATCTGTTCGTCACCCAGGGCGAGAACCGGGTGGCCGAAGCGGCGCAGCCGCTCGACAAGCTGCAGGGCAAGCTGGTGAGGATCTGGCCGGATGGTCGCATCCCCGACGACAACCCGTTCGTGAAGCGCGAAGGCGCGCGCCCGGAGATCTGGTCCTACGGCCACCGCAATATGCAGGGCGCTGCGTTGCATCCGGTGACGCGCCGGCTGTGGACCAGCGAGCACGGGCCGATGGGCGGCGATGAGCTCAACATCCCGGAGGCCGGCCGCAACTACGGTTGGCCGGTGGTGACCTTCGGCAAGGATTACAGCGGTTCGCCGGTGACCGGATCGGTCGGCAGGTCCGCGCCGGGGATGGAGCCGCCGCACCATGTCTGGGAAGTGTCGCCCGCGCTCAGCGGCATGCTGTTCTACAGCGGCAAGGCGTTCCCGGAGTGGAAGGGCAACCTGTTCCAGGGCGCATTGGCCAAGACCGCGCTGATCCGGCTCGAACTGGACGGCGACCGCATCGTCCACGAGGAGCGCCTGCTGACCGATCGCGCGGAACGCATCCGCGACGTGCGCGAGGGCCCGGACGGCGCGATCTATGTGTTGACCGACGAGGAAAACGGCAAGTTGCTGCGGATCCAGCGTGCCGTCAATCCGCCCTGA
- a CDS encoding alpha-amylase, which yields MPSVSKLFVPFRTGALRLCSALLLAGAMAGNAHADAILHAFNWRYADVEARAATIQSAGYKAVLVAPAYKSAGSQWWARYQPQDYRVIHHPLGDTAAFKRMVAALNARGVHVYADVLLNHMANESGQRPDLNYPGTSILNLYNSNTTYYNGIRLFGNLGFNFLSGNDFGETRCITDYNDIWQVQNWRLCGGGGDVGLPDLKNAAYVISQQQEYLRQLKAIGVKGFRIDAAKHMPLSHLNGVLTADIKSGVYVFGEIITGGGSGNLEYDRFLQPYLQNTSHAAYDFPLQTSIRNAFSFSGSLSSLADPAAYGQALAGSRALTFTLTHDIPNNSGFRYALMDPTDETLAYAYIFGRNGGKPMVYSDNNESGDNRWVNAYNRNDIKGMIRFHNAVQGNDMQVLSSGSCHIIFRRGSLGVVGINKCGSTVNASVNMNNSVLWWYSNYADTLGSGSVVNINSGNYTFSLPARSARMWLR from the coding sequence ATGCCGTCCGTATCGAAGCTGTTCGTTCCGTTCCGCACCGGCGCGTTGCGCCTGTGTTCCGCGCTGTTGCTCGCAGGCGCCATGGCGGGCAATGCCCATGCCGATGCGATCCTGCATGCCTTCAACTGGCGTTATGCGGATGTCGAAGCGCGCGCCGCCACCATCCAGTCCGCTGGCTACAAGGCCGTGCTGGTCGCGCCTGCCTACAAATCGGCGGGCAGCCAGTGGTGGGCGCGCTATCAGCCGCAGGACTATCGGGTGATCCACCATCCGCTGGGCGACACGGCAGCGTTCAAGAGGATGGTCGCCGCATTGAACGCCCGTGGCGTCCATGTCTATGCGGACGTCCTGTTGAATCACATGGCCAACGAGTCGGGCCAGCGTCCGGACCTGAATTATCCAGGCACGAGCATTCTCAACCTCTACAACAGCAACACCACGTATTACAACGGCATACGCCTGTTCGGCAATCTGGGGTTCAATTTTCTCAGCGGCAACGATTTCGGCGAAACGCGCTGCATCACCGACTACAACGATATCTGGCAGGTGCAGAACTGGCGCCTGTGCGGCGGGGGCGGGGACGTCGGTCTGCCCGACCTCAAGAACGCCGCCTACGTGATTTCCCAGCAGCAGGAGTATCTGCGTCAATTGAAGGCGATCGGCGTGAAGGGCTTCCGCATCGATGCCGCCAAGCACATGCCGCTGTCGCATCTCAACGGCGTGCTCACCGCCGACATCAAGAGCGGCGTGTACGTATTCGGCGAAATCATCACCGGCGGCGGTTCGGGCAATCTCGAGTACGACCGCTTCCTGCAGCCTTATCTGCAGAACACCAGCCACGCCGCCTACGATTTTCCGCTGCAGACATCGATCCGCAACGCGTTCTCCTTCAGCGGCAGCCTGTCCAGCCTGGCCGATCCGGCCGCCTACGGACAAGCGCTGGCAGGCTCGCGCGCGCTGACCTTCACCCTGACCCACGATATTCCGAACAACAGCGGCTTCCGCTACGCGCTGATGGATCCGACCGACGAAACGCTGGCCTATGCGTATATTTTCGGACGCAACGGCGGCAAACCGATGGTGTATTCGGACAACAACGAAAGCGGCGACAACCGCTGGGTGAATGCCTACAACCGCAACGACATCAAGGGCATGATCCGCTTCCACAATGCGGTGCAGGGCAACGACATGCAGGTGCTGTCGAGCGGCAGCTGCCACATCATTTTCCGTCGCGGCAGCCTGGGCGTCGTCGGCATCAACAAATGCGGAAGCACGGTCAATGCATCGGTCAACATGAACAACAGCGTGCTGTGGTGGTACAGCAATTACGCCGATACGCTGGGTTCCGGCAGCGTCGTCAACATCAACAGCGGCAACTACACCTTCAGCCTGCCTGCGCGCAGCGCCAGGATGTGGTTGCGCTGA
- a CDS encoding acyl--CoA ligase, which translates to MPSIAARVADVARRHPERVAIVGDDRRIRYAEFWAEAGHFARALRARGLRPGERVAILLPNRIEAAVACYGCWLAGGIVAPLNAQARARDFEAWLRHCDARHIVYEHSHGDAVEAISKIDASSGHAPIERWPIGADRPLSPPGAAWASASDIDANAIAADDAALILYTSGTTGAPKGVTLTHGNLLANASAVVRYLELGEHDSVLSILAFYYAYGASVLHTHLLAGGCVVLAQNLLFPHLLMDTIARERITGFSGVPSTYALLLERVKLADYDLSSLRYLTQAGGAMSPMLTRRLRTALPDARLFVMYGQTEATSRLTWLPPERLDEKIGSVGIPVDGVELRIECEDRRKADVYEPGEIWVRGANVMRGYWNNPDASASVLHDGWLRTGDMGHLDADGFLYIDGRRSDMIKTGAHRVHPNDIEDVIHEVPGVSEAAVVGIDDSVLGQVVKAFIVAPGLPPHSENLIKAHCRERLASYKIPREIEFVSALPRTASGKVRRAALLEPQTTP; encoded by the coding sequence ATGCCGTCGATTGCCGCCCGGGTCGCCGATGTCGCCAGACGCCATCCGGAACGCGTGGCGATCGTCGGCGACGACCGCCGCATCCGTTATGCCGAGTTCTGGGCCGAAGCAGGGCATTTCGCGCGGGCCTTGCGCGCGCGCGGCCTTCGTCCCGGCGAACGGGTGGCGATCCTGCTGCCGAACCGGATCGAGGCTGCGGTCGCCTGCTACGGCTGCTGGCTCGCCGGGGGCATCGTCGCACCGCTGAACGCACAGGCCCGCGCGCGCGATTTCGAAGCCTGGCTGCGGCACTGCGATGCGCGCCACATCGTCTACGAACACAGCCATGGCGATGCCGTCGAAGCGATCTCGAAGATCGATGCCTCCAGTGGACACGCGCCGATCGAGCGCTGGCCGATCGGCGCGGACCGTCCGCTGTCGCCGCCGGGTGCCGCATGGGCATCCGCAAGCGATATCGATGCGAACGCCATCGCCGCCGATGACGCCGCACTCATTCTCTACACCTCGGGCACGACCGGCGCACCCAAGGGCGTCACTCTGACCCACGGCAATCTGCTCGCCAACGCCAGCGCGGTGGTGCGCTATCTGGAACTGGGCGAGCACGACAGCGTGCTCTCGATCCTTGCCTTCTATTACGCCTATGGCGCCTCCGTGCTGCATACGCACCTGCTTGCGGGCGGCTGCGTGGTGCTGGCGCAGAACCTGCTGTTCCCGCACTTGCTGATGGACACCATCGCCCGCGAACGGATCACCGGATTCTCGGGCGTGCCCTCGACCTACGCCTTGCTGCTGGAGCGGGTCAAACTCGCCGATTACGACCTCTCGTCGCTGCGCTATCTCACCCAGGCCGGTGGCGCGATGAGCCCGATGCTGACCCGCCGGCTGCGCACTGCGCTGCCCGACGCGCGTCTGTTCGTGATGTACGGCCAGACCGAGGCCACTTCGCGACTGACCTGGCTGCCGCCCGAGCGCCTCGACGAGAAAATCGGTTCGGTCGGCATCCCGGTCGACGGCGTCGAACTGCGCATCGAATGCGAAGACCGCCGCAAAGCCGACGTCTACGAACCCGGCGAAATCTGGGTGCGCGGCGCCAACGTCATGCGCGGCTATTGGAACAATCCCGACGCCAGCGCATCGGTGCTCCACGACGGCTGGCTGCGCACCGGCGACATGGGCCATCTCGATGCCGACGGTTTCCTCTACATCGATGGTCGCCGCAGCGACATGATCAAGACCGGCGCGCATCGCGTGCATCCGAACGATATCGAGGACGTGATCCACGAGGTGCCCGGCGTGAGCGAGGCCGCAGTGGTCGGTATCGACGACAGCGTTCTCGGCCAGGTGGTCAAGGCGTTCATCGTCGCACCCGGCCTGCCGCCGCACAGCGAAAACCTGATCAAGGCGCACTGCCGGGAGCGTCTGGCCAGCTACAAGATCCCGCGCGAGATCGAGTTCGTCTCCGCCCTGCCGCGCACCGCGTCCGGCAAGGTCCGTCGCGCCGCCCTTCTGGAACCGCAAACCACACCATGA
- a CDS encoding class I SAM-dependent methyltransferase: protein MHWRIKGLLQKTLGVLPWGEPLHYQLQRRFGGMRDPRREILLKIDDWELMAKQLHTVGADIREARLMEVGSGWYPALPLACYLGGAARVYTCDLNRLLKPDLMRLCIGILGEALPRIATACQVPLADVQSRYRHLLAGADAADPADLSDGVIQYRAPADAADPGLEDGAVDIIFSNSVLEHVPPEAIERLHRASLRLLRPGGLIFHSVNCGDHYAYADPKVHQLNYLRFTDRQWAFWNNGFLYQNRLRAHQLVGAARDAGFEMLLDTSRARPQRLQQLQAMTVAPEFAGIPEEKLCITTVDFIGRKPVLS from the coding sequence ATGCATTGGCGAATCAAGGGCCTCCTGCAGAAAACACTCGGCGTGCTGCCCTGGGGCGAGCCGTTGCACTACCAGTTGCAACGCAGGTTCGGCGGCATGCGCGACCCGCGACGCGAGATCCTGCTCAAGATCGACGATTGGGAGTTGATGGCGAAGCAATTGCATACCGTCGGCGCCGATATCCGCGAAGCGCGCCTGATGGAAGTCGGCAGCGGCTGGTATCCGGCGCTGCCGCTGGCGTGCTATCTCGGCGGTGCGGCGCGCGTGTACACCTGCGACCTCAACCGACTGCTCAAACCGGACCTGATGCGCCTGTGCATCGGGATCCTGGGCGAAGCGCTGCCGCGGATCGCAACGGCTTGCCAGGTGCCGCTGGCGGACGTGCAGTCGCGCTATCGGCACCTGCTCGCTGGCGCGGACGCCGCCGACCCCGCGGATCTCAGCGATGGCGTGATCCAGTACCGCGCACCCGCCGATGCCGCCGATCCGGGGCTCGAAGACGGCGCGGTCGACATCATCTTCTCCAACAGCGTGCTTGAGCACGTGCCGCCGGAGGCCATCGAGCGACTGCATCGCGCCTCGCTGCGGCTGCTGCGTCCCGGCGGCCTGATCTTCCATTCGGTGAACTGCGGCGATCACTACGCCTACGCCGACCCGAAGGTGCATCAGCTCAACTACCTGCGATTCACCGACCGGCAGTGGGCGTTCTGGAACAACGGTTTCCTCTACCAGAACCGGCTGCGCGCGCATCAGCTCGTCGGCGCTGCGCGCGATGCGGGCTTCGAGATGCTGCTCGATACCTCGCGCGCGCGTCCGCAGCGCCTGCAACAGCTGCAGGCGATGACCGTGGCCCCGGAATTCGCCGGGATTCCGGAGGAAAAGTTGTGCATCACGACCGTCGATTTCATCGGCCGCAAGCCGGTGCTTTCATAG